In the genome of Limnothrix sp. FACHB-406, the window CCAAAAGAAAAAGGGCGAAATCAGCAGCAGCCACCCCCACCAGGATTGCAGCGATGATTGGGGATTGACGGGTTGGGCGGTCATGGCTGGGATCAATCACTTGATCAATAACTTTAAGAAATATTAACTAAACCCTAGAATTGTATCCACTCCTTTGGTGTCGAGACGGCAATTCCCATGTGGCCTTTCAAGCCCAATACTCGTAAACAACTCGCGCGCATTGAAATCTCCGGGGCGATCGCCGGGGGCACTCGTCAACGGGTGCTGAAGGCTCTGAAGGTGGTGAAAGAGCGCAAATATCCCGGTTTGCTGCTGCGAATCGATAGCCCTGGCGGTACGGTGGGAGATTCTCAGGAAATCTACAGCGCTCTGAAAGAATTGGGCGAAACCACCAAGATTGTGGCCAGTTTTGGCAATATTTCCGCGTCCGGTGGGGTCTACATCGGCATGGGGGCGCACCAGATTGTGGCGAACCCCGGCACTATCACCGGCAGCATCGGCGTAATTATCCGAGGCAACAACATTGAATCCTTGCTGGATAAGGTGGGGGTTTCCTTCAAGGTGATTAAGTCCGGGCCCTATAAGGACATCCTGGCGTTCGATCGCCCCATGAGCGACGAAGAACGCCAAATCCTGCAATCCCTGATTGACAGCAGCTATCACCAGTTTGTGCAGACCGTGGCCCAATCGCGAAATTTGCCGCCGGAAACGGTGCGCAGCTTTGCCGATGGGCGAATTTTTACCGGAGAGCAGGCGAAGGAATTGGGCTTAATTGATCGCCTGGGCACGGAAGAGGATGCCCGCCGCTGGTTGGCAGACTTGACCAAGCTGGATCCGGAGAAGGTGGCGGTGCAAACGATCGAGGAGCGCAAACCCCCCTTAGCCCGGTTGCTGAATTCCGATGGCCGGGCCCAGGGGCCGATCGGCCCTTGGACGGGGCCTCAGGTCGATCGGGCCCTCAGCACCCTGGACTTTGAGCTGGCCACGAACGGTGTTCCCCTCTGGCTCTATCGCCCCTAGACGCACGGCATCCTGGGCGCACAATCGTGCATCCTCCATGCCAAATCGCAATCCGGGTGTGGGCGCACCGCCTTGCGCCCTCCGGTTACGTCCCAATTACGCCCCAAGTCATTACCGAAAGTCATTACCGAAAAAAGCGGGTTAGGCGATCGCCGCCGTTTGCAAATCCAACACCGTTTGGCGGGCCCAGCGATCGGCCTCC includes:
- the sppA gene encoding signal peptide peptidase SppA, translated to MWPFKPNTRKQLARIEISGAIAGGTRQRVLKALKVVKERKYPGLLLRIDSPGGTVGDSQEIYSALKELGETTKIVASFGNISASGGVYIGMGAHQIVANPGTITGSIGVIIRGNNIESLLDKVGVSFKVIKSGPYKDILAFDRPMSDEERQILQSLIDSSYHQFVQTVAQSRNLPPETVRSFADGRIFTGEQAKELGLIDRLGTEEDARRWLADLTKLDPEKVAVQTIEERKPPLARLLNSDGRAQGPIGPWTGPQVDRALSTLDFELATNGVPLWLYRP